AGAACACCTACATGATTGAACCGCTCGGCAACCGCGCGAAGGAGATTATTCAACGCGACTGTCAGATCATTTCCACCTGTATAACGCGCCCATATCCGCTGGTGCTCGAGCGCGCTCAAGGAGCGACCGTTACCGATGTTGACGGGCAGACGTATATCGATTTCGGCGCGGGCACCGCGGTGATGAACGTGGGGTATTCGAACCCTGAGGTCTCGGCGGCCGTCACGGCACAGTTGGCAAAGATGGTTCACGCTGATTTCTCAACCTTCTTCGCCGACCCGCCGGTCAAACTGGCGGAAAAACTGCAGCAAATGACCGGCTATGACCGCGTTTTCTTCAGTAACAGCGGCACCGAGTCGGTTGAAGCCGCGATCAAACTGGCGATCTGGAAATCCCGCAGGCAGAGCCTGGTGAGCTTTTACGGTGCATTCCACGGCCGGACTCTCGGTGCGCTCTCACTGACCTGCTCGAAGATCAGACAGAAAGAGCACTTTCCCACGCTCAGGGTTGTTCATGCCCCCTACGGGTATTGCTACCGATGTCCACTCCACCTTCACTATCCGGACTGTGGTATTGCCTGTGCTCGCGAGATCGAGCGCGTGATATTCAAACGAGAACTGAGTCCGATGGACACGGCCGCGATCGTTGTGGAGCCGATCCAGGGTGAGGGTGGCTATATCGTGCCACCGGCGGATTTCCACCGGGAGCTCAGACGGATCTGTGACGCCCACAACGTGTTCCTGGTGGCGGACGAGGTGCAGTCAGGCTGCTATCGCACCGGCAGGTTCATGGCTATGGAGCACTTCGGCGTCCGGGCCGATATCGTATGTATGGCGAAGGCGCTGGGCGGCGGTCTTCCGCTCGGGGCAACCCTGTCCAGTCGCTCGATCATGGACTGGCCGCCGGGCACTCA
This genomic stretch from Methanomicrobia archaeon harbors:
- a CDS encoding aminotransferase class III-fold pyridoxal phosphate-dependent enzyme; this translates as MIEPLGNRAKEIIQRDCQIISTCITRPYPLVLERAQGATVTDVDGQTYIDFGAGTAVMNVGYSNPEVSAAVTAQLAKMVHADFSTFFADPPVKLAEKLQQMTGYDRVFFSNSGTESVEAAIKLAIWKSRRQSLVSFYGAFHGRTLGALSLTCSKIRQKEHFPTLRVVHAPYGYCYRCPLHLHYPDCGIACAREIERVIFKRELSPMDTAAIVVEPIQGEGGYIVPPADFHRELRRICDAHNVFLVADEVQSGCYRTGRFMAMEHFGVRADIVCMAKALGGGLPLGATLSSRSIMDWPPGTHSNTFGGNLLAAAASLAALNYMDKEGLGTRAHHLGAHMMKRLRELQSRYPVIGDVRGLGLMIGVEIVKPDGSVDPEARDRIVVEGFKERIVLLPCGDSVIRFCPPLVIAKDEVDIGLDQFEVAVKEYLKSY